The genomic region GTATTATGAGGCTGCCCGAATCGACGGGGCCAATATTTTTCAGCGAATCTGGTACATCACGGTACCGATGCTGAAGCCAACCTTTGTCATCCTGTTGTTGTTCTCGCTTGGCAGCATTATGAAGGGGCAGTTCGACCTGTTCTATCAACTGATCGGCAACAATGGGGTATTGTACAACGCGACAGATATCATCGATACGTATGTGTATCGTTCACTGAAAGTAACGTTTGATATCGGGATGGCAACTGCTGCCGGTTTGTATCAGTCGTTATTCGGATTCATTTTGATCATGACCGTCAACTATATTATCCGCAAAGTCAATGAGGACTACGCCTTGTTCTAGAACGCCCGCAGGGCAGGAGGGAGAACGATCATGAACACGCCAATGAATACTCACACGCGTGCGAATACGCGTCTTAGAGATTCCGAATTCACCTTCATGTTTCAACTAATTGCCTACAGTGTCATCATCATTTTATCGATCATGTGTTTGATACCGTTTCTGCTCATTCTATCCGGTTCATTCAGCAGCAACGAGTCCATTGTGAGGGATGGTTATCACCTCTTTCCGACGGACTTTTCCCTGGAAGGCTACAAAATGGTGTTCAAATTCCCGACCCAGGTACTCAAGGCTTATGGGGTAACGGTCTTTACAACGGTGGTGGGGACTACCCTTGGACTTTTCCTCATCACAATGGCCGGATTTGTGCTCCAACGTAAGGACTTTAAGTATCGAAATACCTTCTCGTTTTTTATCTACTTCACAACGTTGTTTGGTGGGGGACTCGTGCCTTGGTACATTATGCTGGCGAACTACTTCAATCTTACGGATACCTACACGGTACTGATTTTCCCGGGGTTGATGACGCCATTTCTCATTATCCTGATGAAAAACTTTATTCGTTCAGCTGTGCCGGATGAGTTGATTGAGTCCGCCAAAATTGATGGAGCGAATGACTTCCGCATCTATTTCAGCATAGTGTTGAAACTGGCGATGCCTGGTATCGCAACCGTAGGTCTGTTTCTGGCACTAGGGTACTGGAATGACTGGTTTACTTCATCCCTTTTCATTAACAACCCGGATATGTACCAGCTGCAATTTTATCTCTATAACACGATGAACACGATTACTTTCATTGACCAGATGGCAATTGGCACAGGGATTACGCTCAGTCAGGATGTGCCTACGGAATCAACCAAGATGGCGATGGCTATCGTTGTGACGGGACCAATTCTGTTCCTGTACCCGTTTGTACAACGTTATTTTGTTAAAGGACTTACCATTGGTGCAGTGAAAGGTTAGAACGTGAACACGCTGTGAGTATCAGGCTTCTGGCATCATCTCCGGTCTGAAGCATGGCGAGTCTGCGCTAACATATAAAGGTTCACCACAAAAAGGGAGGATGCGTATGCGTAACAAAACAATTCGGCACCTGTCTCTGGTACTTGCCCTGATGTTATTCGCCGGGGTGCTTGCCGCATGTAATAACGGTTCGGGGGGATCTACGCAAGGAAGTGAGCAGGGAGGAGCATCCGAGAGCAAAGGCGAGAAAGTCACACTTCAATTTTACATGCTTGGGGATGCTCCGAAAGATCTGCCTGTCATTGAATCCGAGATCAACAAGCTGGCTGAGGCTGATCTGAACGTCAATGTGAAATTCAATTACACCTCCTGGACCGACTGGGATCAAAAATATAAACTGCTGCTGTCTTCCGGACAGCCGATCGATCTGATCTTTACAGCGGATTGGACATTCTACCAGTCCTATGCGAAGAAGGGCGCGTTCCTGCCACTGGATGAAATGCTGCCAACAGCAGCCCCAGCACTGAAGGCTCATGTACCTGAAGATATGTGGAATGCTGTCAAAATCAATGACAAAATCTATACAGTTCCATCGACATGGATTGAGTATGTAACCGAGGGAATTGCGTATCGTGATGACTTGCGCGAGAAGTACAATCTTCCGAAGCCGGAATCGCTGGAGACACTCGAAGCGTATCTGGAGGGCATCAAAGCCAATGAACCGAATATGATCCCGATTGCGGATAGCAATGCCAACCATACCCATGGTATTCGTCAATTGACATCCAAGCTGGTTAATACAGCAGGTCAACTCCCATATGGAATGGATATTATGTATGACACACCATCGACCGTAACGTCCTATTGGGGATCGGCGCAGCATCTGGAAGATCTGAAAACATACAAACGTTGGATGGACAAAGGCTTCTTCCCGAAAAACGTACTGAATGTAAAGGATACTTCCAACTCATTGCTGCAAAATGGAAAAGCGGCAGTTGTTCTCTCGGGGGAGAACCCGAACAAATTTAATGCAGATGTCATCAAGGTGCAGTCTACACATCCAGATTGGAAACTGGCTTATTTCCCATATCCGAATGCGAAAGGGTTTGCACAACCGGTTCACCCGATCCACAACGGATTTGCGATTCCGCGTAGCAGTAAAAACCCGGAAAAAGCATTGGCATTTTATGAGAAGCTCGTGACAGATAAACGCTACAACTGGTTGACTGAATACGGCGTTGAGGGTAAAAACTTTGAGGTAGATAATGGTTACTATAAAATGGTCGGCGATGCACAAACAAACGGCTTCCCACGTGAAGGCATGAATGGCTGGGCATGGCGTAATCCGGAATTCATGCTCTATGATAAAACCTTTGATGATGTCCTGACCATGTTTGAAGATCTCGACAAAATCAAAAAGCCGGATATTTTCACAGGGTTTGCTGAAGACTGGACTCCGTACCAAGCCGAGAAGGCTGCATTAGAGCAAGTGGAAAAACAATATTTGTATCCGCTTAATGTGGGATTGGTGGCAGACGTGGAGGCTGGATTGAACACATTTATGGAGAAGGCTAAGCAAGCAGGGTTGGAAAAAATTCAAGCAGAGTACACCAAGCAGTGGCAGGAGTACTTGAAGTCAGCGGGCATCCAATAGTTTGTACTTTCCTTCATACAGAAAAGGTGCCTTCAGATCCGAAGGCACCTTTTCAATGTGGTTGCAGGCTTGTTTGAAGCCGTTGGTTAGAGGCATGATTGACGAAGAATGCGGGAAGCAGCACCTTATTTGGATAAATTCATAAACGGGCCTCTTCTGCGGATGAAGGACGGACGTCCTCCAGCAGATCGATAATACTTTGAGCGCTCTGCATCGGATGAACCTTGGCGATTTCCGCCAGATGACGTTTGCGTTTACGTACAACATCCGGGTAGTGATGCAACAGCTTGTTCATCCATTTGACCACTACGTCGAGCGAAGTTATGGGTTCTCCCAACCCTCTTGCCGTAAAATAATGGACGTTTTCTTCTTCCTGACCAGGTATAGGGTTGTGGAACAACATTGGAATTCCTTTGGCCAAACCTTCGCTGCATGTCATTCCCCCAGGTTTGGTGATCAGCAGGTCGGATACTTCCATCAATTTGTCTACTTCGTTGGTGTACCCCATAATATGAATGTTTTCTTTGCGATACATGGGGTTCTGTTCCATGCTGATCCGTGCTTTATCATTGCGACCCAGACAAAAAATGATCTGAATATCTTCATGCCAGCGTGTCAGCAGCGGATGGACCAGCTTGTCGCTGAGCATTCCCCAGCCGCCACCCATCACCAGTACAGTAGGCATGTTCTTGAGGTTAAATCTGCTTCGAATCTCTTCTCGCCCGGGATGCTCCCAGAAATTTGGATGTACCGGAATGCCCGTGACTCGAATGTTGTCTGTAGGTACGCCGCGTAGCATTAGTTTGGACTTAACCTCATCTGAAGAAACCAGATAAAGGTCTACTTCACGGTTAATCCACGTCCCATGTGCATCATAGTCGGTGATGACTGTGCATAGGGGAACCTGTACACCCAGACGCTTCAATCTGGAAATGACAGCACTTGGGATTGGGTGGGTGCAGACGATCGCATTGGGACGTAGCTGACGCACGACGCTGCGAGTATGTGTATAGAACAGTTTATGCAGCGCCAGCGTTGTCAGCCGGTTCAATGATTTTTTATATTGATGTCTGTATACGTATCCCACGAGTTTGGGTTGGTTGGTAACCGTTTTTTTGTATGCCGTTATAATAAGAGGTGCCATCTTGGGATTTAAAAAACTTCCAAGTTCGAGCACTTTCGTCTGCACGTCTGGCGAGAGCTTTCGCAAATTGCTGGACAGTGCATAGGCGGCTTGAGTATGACCCGTACCAAAGCCTTCAGATAATAGTAATACTCTTTTTTTCTCCACGCTTGCTTCACCTGTTCCTGCTAGGTTTTTCTGAGTCTAACATATCGGCTTTAAGCCCAGAATGCAACTGTTGCAAGTGCGACTAAAGTACCTATTGTGGCACCTGCAAGAACATCGGAAGGGTAGTGTAATCCCAGGTATATTCGAGAGAATCCGACAATAAGGGCCACAGGCAACAATATTAGCAATAAGATCGGATCAGTGGTCATAAATGGAACCGTGACCGAAAAAATGGCAGTCGTGTGTCCTGAAGGAAACGAGTGGTCCGTCAGGGGATTACGAAACGTGATGGTATCCGGCAAGGCCAGATAAGGCCGAATGCGGGGATACAATTTTTTCGCGATGGCTACGGGAATGTGGCTGATCGCAAGAGCGATACAAGCCTGAAGTCCTGTTGTGCTCCATGGAGCCGGAGCGAGCAGCCAGATTAACAAGGATACTGCAATAGAAGAAGTTGCTCCACCCAGATGGGTGAAATAATACAGCCAAAAATTCATAAAACGATTATGAAGTCGGCCGTTGATCCACATAAAAACATTTCGATCATACTCTTGAAACTTTAAGAATAAACGGCTCATATTGGCCTCCTGCCAGTCAGGCCGCCCGTAATGGCGGCAGTATTTCCGGTGATTTTTCTGCATCCGGTTTCGTCCTGATTAGTATATAACCGTTTTTCGTGAACTTGAGGTTATTTCAGGTATATGTTTATCATATTTTTAAATGTTGTCCTTTTCAAGAAGAACACATGTAAAGAACGTAAAATTCATGTTAAAGAGTGGATATATACCCATCTTAACTTTTTGACTTGGGTTAGCCAAAAAAGATACAA from Paenibacillus sp. FSL R5-0341 harbors:
- a CDS encoding glycosyltransferase — its product is MEKKRVLLLSEGFGTGHTQAAYALSSNLRKLSPDVQTKVLELGSFLNPKMAPLIITAYKKTVTNQPKLVGYVYRHQYKKSLNRLTTLALHKLFYTHTRSVVRQLRPNAIVCTHPIPSAVISRLKRLGVQVPLCTVITDYDAHGTWINREVDLYLVSSDEVKSKLMLRGVPTDNIRVTGIPVHPNFWEHPGREEIRSRFNLKNMPTVLVMGGGWGMLSDKLVHPLLTRWHEDIQIIFCLGRNDKARISMEQNPMYRKENIHIMGYTNEVDKLMEVSDLLITKPGGMTCSEGLAKGIPMLFHNPIPGQEEENVHYFTARGLGEPITSLDVVVKWMNKLLHHYPDVVRKRKRHLAEIAKVHPMQSAQSIIDLLEDVRPSSAEEARL
- a CDS encoding carbohydrate ABC transporter permease, which gives rise to MNTPMNTHTRANTRLRDSEFTFMFQLIAYSVIIILSIMCLIPFLLILSGSFSSNESIVRDGYHLFPTDFSLEGYKMVFKFPTQVLKAYGVTVFTTVVGTTLGLFLITMAGFVLQRKDFKYRNTFSFFIYFTTLFGGGLVPWYIMLANYFNLTDTYTVLIFPGLMTPFLIILMKNFIRSAVPDELIESAKIDGANDFRIYFSIVLKLAMPGIATVGLFLALGYWNDWFTSSLFINNPDMYQLQFYLYNTMNTITFIDQMAIGTGITLSQDVPTESTKMAMAIVVTGPILFLYPFVQRYFVKGLTIGAVKG
- a CDS encoding extracellular solute-binding protein, with product MRNKTIRHLSLVLALMLFAGVLAACNNGSGGSTQGSEQGGASESKGEKVTLQFYMLGDAPKDLPVIESEINKLAEADLNVNVKFNYTSWTDWDQKYKLLLSSGQPIDLIFTADWTFYQSYAKKGAFLPLDEMLPTAAPALKAHVPEDMWNAVKINDKIYTVPSTWIEYVTEGIAYRDDLREKYNLPKPESLETLEAYLEGIKANEPNMIPIADSNANHTHGIRQLTSKLVNTAGQLPYGMDIMYDTPSTVTSYWGSAQHLEDLKTYKRWMDKGFFPKNVLNVKDTSNSLLQNGKAAVVLSGENPNKFNADVIKVQSTHPDWKLAYFPYPNAKGFAQPVHPIHNGFAIPRSSKNPEKALAFYEKLVTDKRYNWLTEYGVEGKNFEVDNGYYKMVGDAQTNGFPREGMNGWAWRNPEFMLYDKTFDDVLTMFEDLDKIKKPDIFTGFAEDWTPYQAEKAALEQVEKQYLYPLNVGLVADVEAGLNTFMEKAKQAGLEKIQAEYTKQWQEYLKSAGIQ
- a CDS encoding phosphatase PAP2 family protein; this translates as MSRLFLKFQEYDRNVFMWINGRLHNRFMNFWLYYFTHLGGATSSIAVSLLIWLLAPAPWSTTGLQACIALAISHIPVAIAKKLYPRIRPYLALPDTITFRNPLTDHSFPSGHTTAIFSVTVPFMTTDPILLLILLPVALIVGFSRIYLGLHYPSDVLAGATIGTLVALATVAFWA